CAACAAATAGACCTAACTTAATTTTTCctgcaattaattttacatATTGTATCTAAAAGAATCTATCTTAAACTCTGGCCCAAATAGTTATCAGAAAAGACAGCATTACAGTATCACCCCAAAGCTTAGATGAAAGGTGGTCTTTCTTCTTGCAGAATTTACAGAAACTTGTAAATGCTCATACTTCTACGTACTAAAAAATTAAGTGCAAGAATTCACCACTCTAAATCAATTGCAACTTATACACAATTGCACCAAGAATTTATAAATGAATCCAGTCATAAAAGAGAACCAGTCTTATGTTATTCTGTTAGTGACTGGGATTGGGTGTAGATAAACTCTTAAGTATCAAAAACTGTTATTGAAAGTGTTTTATTTGGGAGGTTGTGATATTAGTATAAAGCCAATGCAACGTGGTAACATAAAAAGATTATCTCTTTATTTATCTTCCTAAGTGGAATGGATAAAGATTTTGGACGAATGTATCCATTGTCCTATCCAGACACTGACTTTCTGTTAATATTGTTTTGTGTTGAGTCTAAGGAGACATTTcaaaattgtgtacaattgtGGGGACCGGAAGTATTCCATTATTGTCCTGATGTGCCAATAATATTAGTGGGTGTGTCACACTGCTATAGTCCACACTTTGGTATTGACCAGCCACCTTCAAACAGATGTGTTAGTGAAGAAGAAGGGAAAGAAGCTGCAAAGAAGATTGGTAAGATAATTTGAAAGTGTATATTATTGTAGTTGTTGTTGTGTTAGGAGCTTATGCCTATTATATGATTGTGACTTGTACAAACACTATGAGGTGTATGGGGCAACACTATTGGGAGTGACTGTTGTGTTAAATAAGAATGGATACCAAGGAAATTATACAAGTTAGTTACAATGTGTCATTCAGTATTTTCTCTTAGCATATCTGATCTGATGTTAGGTGTAACAATTACGACTATTCAGTAAAGTGAAGCCGTAGTTAACAACTTATCTATGTATATTtattcagggccgcccagaaaaattaaggggcccagggcaaagaattAAAGtagggccccagaggcaaggaggtttccactctgaatcacaatttcacccaagttgtaagttgaagaccaaaaacaaaaacaaaaaaaaaggtcatgacctatccctcaccaaccatatctcttTATCTATAaccttgctacactgctcctctgaagaatactgtgactgctctattatagtattagatctgactgctctattagagtatatcgatcttttaaacaaggggcccttcgtggggcctcctggggcctcTTTCAGGCTGGGTCCCAGGGCAAAATGCTCCAGTTGctccccccccctgtgggcggccctgtattCATTACAATGTTTTGTAATGAATTTGGTCTGGACAACAAACACTGTTCTGTTCATATATGTGTATAAACATTTAGTTTATAGCCGTTGCTATT
This portion of the Dysidea avara chromosome 12, odDysAvar1.4, whole genome shotgun sequence genome encodes:
- the LOC136241270 gene encoding transforming protein RhoA-like, with translation MDKDFGRMYPLSYPDTDFLLILFCVESKETFQNCVQLWGPEVFHYCPDVPIILVGVSHCYSPHFGIDQPPSNRCVSEEEGKEAAKKIGAYAYYMIVTCTNTMRCMGQHYWE